From a single Ignavibacteria bacterium genomic region:
- the secG gene encoding preprotein translocase subunit SecG gives MFTFFSIVIILLAVFLILVVLTQQSKGSGLTATFGGGSVGSMFGTRRTADFLSKATWVMAATIAILTILVNGFFLPTGSSAESVIQKGGSNQTAPANPGGNQPAK, from the coding sequence ATGTTTACCTTTTTTAGTATCGTTATCATACTCTTGGCTGTTTTCCTTATACTGGTTGTTTTAACACAACAGTCCAAGGGAAGTGGTTTGACTGCGACTTTCGGTGGTGGAAGTGTTGGTAGCATGTTTGGTACACGCCGTACGGCTGACTTTCTTTCTAAAGCAACCTGGGTAATGGCTGCTACAATTGCCATTCTTACCATTCTCGTTAATGGTTTCTTCCTTCCGACCGGATCAAGTGCTGAAAGCGTTATCCAAAAGGGCGGATCAAATCAGACTGCTCCCGCAAATCCAGGTGGAAATCAACCCGCTAAATAG
- a CDS encoding sigma-70 family RNA polymerase sigma factor, protein MTKNYNGDIYADFEREAVPHMDALFNFALRMTGDSDEASDLVQDTYMRAFRFFDKFEKGTNCKAWLFRIMKNTYINSYRKKTKEPERFDYEDVENYYENVKPSSTEDAHLEKEIFDNLLDDQVASAISSLPEDFRTVVILADIEGFTYEEIADFIDCPVGTVRSRLHRARKMLYAKLYDYAGTKGYVKN, encoded by the coding sequence ATGACAAAAAACTATAACGGCGATATTTACGCTGATTTTGAACGGGAAGCCGTTCCGCACATGGATGCACTTTTTAATTTTGCACTCAGGATGACGGGTGACTCTGACGAGGCGAGTGATCTGGTGCAGGATACCTACATGCGTGCCTTCCGTTTCTTCGATAAATTTGAAAAAGGAACCAACTGTAAAGCCTGGTTGTTCAGAATAATGAAGAACACCTACATCAATTCATACCGTAAAAAGACTAAAGAGCCCGAACGGTTTGATTATGAAGATGTAGAAAACTATTACGAAAATGTAAAGCCCTCTTCCACCGAAGACGCACACCTTGAGAAAGAAATATTTGACAATCTTCTCGATGATCAGGTTGCGTCAGCCATTTCCTCTCTCCCGGAAGATTTCAGAACGGTAGTTATCCTTGCCGATATCGAGGGATTCACTTATGAAGAGATAGCAGATTTTATAGACTGCCCTGTGGGTACAGTCAGATCGAGACTGCACAGAGCCCGCAAAATGCTCTATGCAAAGCTCTATGACTACGCAGGCACAAAAGGTTATGTTAAGAATTAG
- a CDS encoding T9SS type A sorting domain-containing protein, whose protein sequence is MTAFLFAVLLCSLITNVHGTIRYVKAGNPTPQPPYTSWATASDSIQKCVNVCQRGDTIYVGSGVYREYLRNIPPFLTIVGEEMESTVINCSGLKSTNSFRKSAVELADSLTVLNLTLIGNSTEINDSLIKIAFEDNPLSGIASGILVRYCKLINFLSGVSLARGVIGNTIMRDVHTFLLTSIDANNIDSIKLCDNVLVHPLYSMENFIINYLKYPNILITNNIFIKPFQSSSFYSQLYSNIFSINPIVEFSNNLFYTRSYNNDINTFVPANGTMSFFNNVFCISEGPAREYRKDFMVSSGNVTFTNNVVYGFDKGIWNNSPNLKVNNNCFWNVPTPISGTQPPLVNSGNLYVNPMFVKDYGDFPDIDFHLQMYSPLIDAGDSTILDKDGTRSDIGFYGGPFGESYTYQDYAPRVPARVKLRSTGTQGIYELSWRPNTESDLNRYEVYADSTRGFTPDTTKIIWNGTDTLFNFVHKKPYNKPVFFKVKAVDNQNLKSDASEETGIVPVSVDEGDIISEDYHLYQNYPNPFNPSTTIEYKLKTRSRVRLDIYNSSGELVKTMINKEQEGGYYSLTVNAEDLAAPGSKSGGVASGVYIYRINVVESERDIPVYIQSRKMLFVK, encoded by the coding sequence ATGACTGCATTCCTGTTTGCTGTATTGCTATGCAGTCTCATAACAAATGTGCATGGTACTATCCGCTATGTGAAAGCGGGCAATCCGACCCCACAACCGCCCTACACATCCTGGGCAACTGCATCTGACAGCATTCAGAAATGTGTTAATGTATGTCAAAGAGGTGACACAATTTATGTTGGTTCGGGGGTGTACAGGGAGTACCTTCGGAATATACCACCTTTCCTCACAATTGTTGGTGAAGAAATGGAATCGACAGTAATAAATTGTTCGGGTCTTAAATCAACAAATTCGTTCCGGAAATCAGCTGTAGAATTAGCTGATTCATTAACTGTGCTGAATTTGACATTAATAGGTAATTCAACTGAAATAAATGACTCCTTAATTAAAATAGCATTCGAAGATAACCCTTTATCCGGAATCGCATCCGGGATTTTGGTACGATATTGTAAGTTGATCAATTTCTTATCAGGTGTCTCACTCGCGAGGGGGGTGATTGGAAACACTATTATGAGGGATGTTCATACATTTCTTTTGACTTCAATAGATGCAAATAATATTGATTCAATTAAACTCTGCGACAATGTACTGGTCCACCCACTGTATTCAATGGAAAATTTCATCATAAACTATCTGAAATATCCAAATATTTTGATCACAAATAACATTTTTATCAAACCGTTCCAATCATCCAGTTTTTATAGTCAGTTATACAGTAACATCTTTTCCATCAACCCAATCGTTGAGTTTTCGAATAATTTGTTTTACACAAGGTCATATAATAATGACATCAATACATTTGTCCCTGCAAACGGCACAATGTCATTCTTCAACAATGTGTTTTGCATTTCAGAGGGTCCTGCCAGGGAATACCGCAAAGACTTCATGGTCTCCTCCGGCAATGTAACCTTTACCAATAATGTGGTTTACGGGTTTGATAAAGGTATCTGGAACAACTCTCCCAATCTGAAGGTAAACAACAACTGTTTCTGGAATGTACCCACCCCGATTAGCGGAACCCAGCCACCACTTGTCAACAGCGGGAATCTGTATGTCAATCCGATGTTTGTGAAGGATTACGGTGACTTCCCCGACATCGATTTTCATCTCCAGATGTACTCCCCCCTTATAGATGCGGGAGACTCAACGATACTCGACAAGGACGGTACGAGAAGCGACATCGGTTTCTACGGCGGACCTTTTGGTGAAAGTTACACATATCAGGATTATGCTCCCCGCGTTCCGGCGAGAGTGAAACTCCGCTCCACGGGTACACAGGGAATCTATGAACTCTCTTGGAGACCAAACACGGAATCAGACCTGAACAGATATGAGGTATATGCCGACAGCACAAGAGGATTTACCCCCGACACAACGAAGATAATCTGGAACGGTACAGATACACTGTTTAACTTCGTTCACAAGAAACCGTATAACAAACCTGTCTTTTTTAAGGTAAAGGCAGTAGATAACCAGAATCTAAAGAGTGATGCGAGTGAGGAGACGGGAATAGTACCCGTATCGGTTGATGAGGGAGATATTATTTCAGAAGATTATCACCTTTATCAGAACTATCCGAATCCTTTTAACCCTTCTACAACGATAGAATACAAGCTAAAAACAAGGTCGAGGGTACGGCTTGATATCTACAACTCGAGTGGTGAACTGGTGAAGACGATGATAAACAAGGAACAGGAGGGGGGATATTATTCGCTGACGGTAAACGCGGAAGATCTTGCAGCACCGGGGAGTAAATCCGGAGGGGTTGCGAGCGGGGTTTATATCTATCGCATCAATGTGGTTGAAAGTGAGAGGGACATCCCCGTATATATTCAGAGCCGGAAGATGCTTTTTGTGAAATAG
- a CDS encoding peptidase M14 yields MTDRVQFEILNEHAGFKEERLPDRYYTFNDVDLLIGELVGQPLFDVQTAGVSEEGREIRLIKSGRGKIRVFMWAQMHGDEPTANAALFDLMKFFRNPGRFSKLRDEILDNLTIWIMPLVNPDGAERFTRENASGVDLNRDAHDLTTPEANVLMNAFRNIKPDFAFNLHDQGRAHAAGDSGKPATISFLAPPPDDKNSIPPKRLNAKKLISNLVDHLQKLIPGHIGRYSEEFEYRAFGDSFQALGAATILVESGGWEDDIERRFQRSLNFFLFITAFKSIIPCEYLSFDTKLYDELPGNKKVMYDLLIRGVSLQGKIVNIGVNRIEVPSKKGRPVIVKGTVKRIGKLRNRRGYKEIDGTGLSVVPPVRNGGRADFVLQRGEKKVYEVNNGTAKEFPEQI; encoded by the coding sequence ATGACAGACCGGGTACAATTCGAAATTCTAAATGAACATGCGGGGTTTAAGGAAGAGAGATTACCCGACCGCTACTATACATTCAACGATGTCGATCTCTTAATCGGTGAATTAGTGGGACAACCCCTTTTTGATGTTCAGACTGCGGGGGTATCTGAAGAAGGTCGTGAAATCCGGCTGATTAAATCGGGAAGAGGCAAAATCCGGGTATTCATGTGGGCACAGATGCATGGTGACGAACCTACAGCGAATGCAGCACTTTTTGACCTGATGAAGTTTTTTAGAAATCCCGGAAGATTCTCTAAACTCCGGGATGAAATTCTGGATAACCTGACCATTTGGATAATGCCGCTCGTCAATCCTGACGGCGCGGAGAGGTTTACAAGGGAAAATGCCTCCGGAGTCGATCTCAACCGGGATGCACACGACCTTACAACACCCGAAGCAAATGTTTTAATGAACGCTTTCCGCAATATCAAGCCTGATTTTGCGTTCAATCTACACGATCAGGGAAGAGCACATGCGGCAGGGGATTCGGGCAAACCGGCGACCATCTCTTTCCTGGCACCACCCCCTGACGATAAAAACTCAATCCCCCCAAAACGTTTAAATGCTAAAAAACTTATCTCCAACCTCGTCGACCACCTTCAGAAACTTATACCCGGTCATATCGGAAGGTACAGTGAGGAGTTTGAGTACAGAGCTTTTGGAGACAGTTTTCAGGCTCTTGGTGCAGCTACAATTCTCGTGGAAAGTGGCGGATGGGAGGATGATATCGAGAGACGGTTTCAGAGGAGTCTGAACTTTTTTCTCTTTATTACTGCATTCAAATCGATTATCCCGTGTGAATATTTGAGTTTTGATACAAAACTGTATGACGAACTCCCGGGTAATAAAAAAGTGATGTATGATCTTCTCATCCGGGGTGTCAGCCTTCAAGGAAAAATTGTGAATATCGGGGTAAACAGAATCGAAGTCCCTTCTAAAAAGGGAAGGCCTGTCATTGTAAAGGGAACAGTAAAAAGAATCGGAAAGCTTCGAAACCGAAGGGGTTACAAAGAAATTGACGGCACGGGATTGTCAGTTGTTCCTCCTGTACGGAACGGTGGAAGAGCGGACTTTGTGCTGCAACGGGGGGAGAAAAAAGTTTATGAAGTAAATAACGGAACAGCAAAAGAATTTCCGGAACAAATTTAA
- the dacB gene encoding D-alanyl-D-alanine carboxypeptidase/D-alanyl-D-alanine-endopeptidase has product MRLKLKNNYFITLFLFLSLPLLAQYQDVRSGINNILTAMPAGTQWSILVVDAETNDTVYTYGHRNVMIPASNTKVVTSAAALHLLGGDFILATELRYLGSISTTGVLTGDLYIKGLGNPLFTTKDLETFVAKFKKSGVREITGNIIGDDSYFDDLYSRSQYVGSGEYDYETYPLSALVLDKNIWITGNKFTTPPVAIAEKLKAALEKEGIRIDGNAVSGVMPRGCSLVVTSEVRLAELLKIVNKRSDNFYAEYTMKLISAAVNGERGNTKNGIKLCIGFLNESGAYLKGTILADGSGLSRRNQIPTGVIVKIYEYIYGNQVFRSQFFSTLSISGVDGTLRSRMEQANGDNNLKGKTGTLSGVITLSGYFKTKRGRDMIGAVFFNYTYGYPDYYRALQDQIFNLLIDKL; this is encoded by the coding sequence TTGCGGCTAAAATTAAAAAATAATTATTTCATTACACTATTTCTTTTCCTTTCCCTCCCCCTTTTGGCGCAGTACCAGGATGTTCGCTCGGGGATAAACAATATCCTCACTGCAATGCCTGCCGGAACCCAGTGGTCGATTCTTGTAGTTGACGCCGAGACAAACGATACGGTTTACACATACGGCCACCGGAATGTTATGATTCCTGCATCCAATACCAAAGTGGTAACAAGTGCGGCGGCACTTCACCTGCTTGGCGGGGATTTCATTTTGGCTACCGAACTAAGGTATTTGGGAAGTATAAGCACAACAGGAGTACTGACGGGCGATCTGTACATAAAAGGATTGGGGAATCCGCTCTTCACCACGAAGGACCTGGAAACATTTGTTGCCAAATTCAAGAAAAGTGGTGTAAGAGAGATAACCGGGAATATAATCGGTGATGACAGTTACTTTGATGACCTTTACAGCAGGTCGCAGTATGTAGGGAGCGGCGAGTATGATTACGAGACATATCCTCTTTCGGCACTTGTTCTCGACAAAAACATCTGGATAACAGGAAACAAATTCACCACACCTCCCGTTGCGATAGCTGAAAAATTGAAAGCTGCCCTCGAAAAAGAGGGGATAAGAATTGACGGTAATGCGGTTTCAGGAGTTATGCCCCGTGGTTGCAGCCTTGTGGTAACTTCGGAAGTGCGGCTTGCAGAGTTGCTGAAGATCGTGAACAAGCGGAGTGACAATTTTTACGCTGAATATACAATGAAGCTGATTAGTGCCGCAGTAAACGGAGAGAGAGGAAATACAAAGAACGGAATAAAGCTTTGTATCGGTTTTTTGAATGAGTCGGGTGCCTATTTGAAAGGGACAATTCTTGCTGATGGAAGTGGTTTGTCGAGGAGAAATCAAATCCCGACTGGTGTGATAGTAAAAATTTATGAGTACATTTACGGGAATCAGGTTTTCAGATCGCAGTTCTTTTCAACTCTCAGTATATCAGGTGTGGATGGTACCTTGCGTTCCCGGATGGAACAGGCAAACGGTGACAACAATCTGAAAGGGAAGACAGGTACTCTCTCGGGTGTTATTACATTAAGCGGATATTTCAAGACGAAGAGGGGGAGGGATATGATAGGAGCTGTTTTCTTCAATTATACATACGGTTACCCTGATTATTACAGGGCGCTGCAGGATCAGATATTTAATCTGCTTATCGACAAGCTATAA
- a CDS encoding DEAD/DEAH box helicase — MFKEIGIEESIIKAITELGFETPTQVQEQVIPLLLEDNSRDIIALAQTGTGKTAAFGIPILQNLDTAKKKIQVLILSPTRELCLQIADDLANYSKYKTGVKIAAVFGGASIERQIKLVKDGAQIISATPGRLLDLIHRKEVNISEVETVVLDEADEMLNMGFRDELVAILSETPADKNMLLFSATMPSEITGIVKKYMEDPIEITVGKKNSGAENVNHVCYQVYAKDRYLALKRIVDFYPEIYGIVFCRTRRETQEVADLLMKDGYNADALHGDLSQAQRDQVMNKFRIKHLQILVATDVAARGLDVDNLTHIINYSLPEEIELYTHRSGRTGRAGKKGTSIVISNAKEKHILSRIEKQINKKFTFEEIPAGKLICEKQLFHLIDRMEKVEVDYTQIESFLPEIYRKLEWLDREELIMKFVSVEFNRFLDYYKNSAELATPKEGKSTGKNSRSDVNYTRFFINLGKTDNLKPGTLMGLVNEYTGFSDIQIGDIELQRNFSFFEADSEFTDVIMNSFGGKDYKGRTISVEISEGKSKSGSDDRPRRASFGGDRGRSSEGGRSNYRGGNRSRSSEGGNRSGGGGYGGGRGRSSEGSSSGGSGYGRSRSSEGSSSTGSGFNRSRSSEGDKAGSGFNRSRSSEGSSGGGYKGKRSSEGSSGGYRGQGGSSESAAGGDGSRRFKEFNSRERKSDKPSFGDKYKKREKKQF, encoded by the coding sequence ATGTTTAAAGAAATTGGAATTGAAGAGAGCATCATTAAAGCCATCACAGAACTTGGCTTTGAAACGCCCACTCAAGTTCAGGAACAAGTAATACCATTACTTTTGGAAGATAACAGCAGGGATATTATAGCCCTTGCACAAACAGGTACCGGAAAGACCGCAGCGTTTGGCATACCGATACTTCAGAATCTTGATACTGCAAAGAAAAAGATTCAGGTACTTATATTAAGTCCGACCAGAGAACTTTGCCTACAGATCGCCGATGATCTTGCAAACTACTCAAAATATAAAACAGGTGTGAAAATTGCCGCAGTGTTTGGCGGAGCGAGCATCGAAAGACAAATAAAATTAGTGAAAGACGGAGCTCAGATAATATCAGCCACTCCGGGCAGATTACTCGATCTGATTCATCGTAAAGAAGTAAACATTTCCGAAGTTGAGACTGTTGTTCTTGATGAAGCTGATGAAATGTTGAACATGGGATTTAGAGATGAACTCGTTGCGATACTTTCAGAAACACCTGCTGACAAGAACATGCTTCTTTTCTCTGCAACCATGCCTTCAGAAATTACCGGAATTGTTAAAAAATATATGGAAGACCCGATTGAAATTACAGTCGGAAAGAAAAACTCAGGTGCCGAGAATGTAAATCATGTCTGCTATCAGGTATATGCAAAAGACAGATATCTTGCACTGAAAAGAATCGTGGATTTTTATCCCGAGATTTACGGTATTGTTTTTTGCCGTACAAGGAGAGAAACCCAGGAAGTGGCAGATCTTTTGATGAAAGACGGTTATAATGCTGATGCACTTCATGGTGACTTGAGTCAGGCTCAGCGTGACCAGGTAATGAACAAATTCAGAATAAAACACCTGCAGATTCTGGTTGCAACTGATGTTGCTGCGAGAGGTCTTGATGTTGACAACCTTACACACATTATCAACTACAGCCTTCCCGAAGAGATAGAACTCTACACACACAGAAGCGGAAGAACAGGCAGAGCCGGAAAAAAAGGGACTTCGATTGTTATTTCCAACGCAAAAGAGAAACACATTCTTAGCCGCATCGAAAAACAGATTAATAAAAAGTTTACCTTTGAAGAGATTCCTGCCGGTAAATTAATCTGCGAAAAACAGCTTTTCCACCTGATTGACAGAATGGAAAAAGTGGAAGTTGACTATACTCAGATCGAATCATTTTTGCCCGAAATCTACAGAAAACTTGAATGGCTCGACAGGGAAGAACTGATAATGAAGTTCGTTTCGGTTGAGTTTAACCGTTTCCTCGATTACTACAAAAACAGTGCGGAACTTGCCACACCGAAAGAGGGAAAATCGACAGGCAAGAATTCAAGATCTGATGTGAACTACACAAGATTTTTTATTAATCTTGGAAAAACCGACAATCTGAAACCCGGAACCCTCATGGGACTCGTTAACGAGTACACAGGATTTTCCGATATACAGATTGGTGACATTGAACTTCAGCGGAACTTCTCATTCTTCGAAGCGGATTCCGAGTTTACCGATGTGATCATGAATTCATTCGGTGGAAAAGATTACAAAGGGAGAACCATTTCAGTCGAAATTTCAGAGGGTAAGAGCAAATCCGGTTCGGATGACAGACCAAGAAGAGCATCATTTGGTGGCGATCGTGGCAGAAGTTCCGAAGGCGGAAGAAGCAATTACAGAGGCGGCAACAGAAGCAGAAGCTCTGAAGGCGGCAACAGAAGTGGCGGCGGCGGATACGGTGGCGGCAGAGGAAGAAGCTCTGAAGGATCATCCTCGGGTGGTTCAGGATATGGCCGCAGTCGCAGTTCCGAAGGTTCATCATCAACCGGTTCAGGCTTTAACAGAAGCCGCAGTTCCGAAGGTGACAAAGCCGGTTCCGGATTCAACAGAAGCCGCAGTTCCGAGGGCTCATCGGGTGGTGGTTACAAAGGAAAAAGAAGCTCTGAAGGTTCTTCAGGCGGTTACCGCGGACAGGGTGGAAGCTCTGAAAGTGCAGCCGGCGGAGACGGTTCCAGACGCTTTAAAGAGTTTAATTCCCGCGAAAGGAAGTCTGACAAGCCTTCTTTCGGTGATAAATACAAAAAAAGAGAAAAAAAACAGTTTTAA
- a CDS encoding universal stress protein produces the protein MAILATVKNILFPTDFSKYSMSAAEYAIERAIKYDATIHLLHVIEDFKPILAIRTFDLTQEKIENELKEHAEAEMDKYIAQMKDKYGDAKIEKVFRFGVSHAEIVKYAAENEIDLIVIATQGKTGLLHTLLGSVAEKVIRHSDCPVLVITPKRD, from the coding sequence ATGGCAATTTTAGCGACTGTTAAAAATATTTTATTCCCTACTGATTTTAGCAAATATTCGATGTCTGCTGCGGAGTACGCAATTGAGAGAGCGATAAAATATGACGCTACGATTCATCTGCTTCATGTTATAGAGGATTTTAAACCGATTCTTGCAATCCGTACCTTTGACCTCACTCAGGAAAAGATCGAAAATGAACTGAAGGAGCACGCTGAAGCTGAGATGGACAAGTACATAGCTCAAATGAAAGATAAGTACGGTGATGCGAAAATTGAGAAGGTTTTCCGGTTTGGTGTAAGTCATGCCGAAATTGTGAAATATGCCGCTGAAAACGAAATTGACCTTATTGTTATTGCAACCCAGGGAAAAACAGGACTCCTGCACACTCTCCTTGGAAGTGTTGCTGAAAAAGTTATCCGTCACTCTGACTGCCCTGTGCTTGTGATTACCCCAAAACGGGACTGA
- a CDS encoding TIGR00730 family Rossman fold protein: protein MDMTRRPPKSYKNEEFLNSSEGRTVRILSEYLDPEAKFKRNKITNTVVVFGSARIKPLEVVLDKAKQLENSGNATEEDKKQLERELASAKYYEDAVEFSKLTGEYLNSRTTEDKGFAIVTGGGPGIMEAANKGATLSGCKSVGLTISLPKEESMNDYVIDELGFEFHYFFMRKFWFAYLAKAVVIFPGGFGTLDEMFEILTLVQTRKMTKEMKIILYGSDFWKNLINFDKLIEVGTISPEDVNIFEVHDTPKDAFESLKKYLDARLIK, encoded by the coding sequence GTGGATATGACAAGAAGACCACCTAAATCTTATAAAAATGAAGAATTTCTGAACTCATCCGAAGGCAGAACTGTAAGAATTCTTTCTGAATACCTCGACCCCGAAGCTAAATTCAAAAGAAATAAAATTACCAATACTGTTGTTGTTTTTGGATCTGCCAGAATCAAGCCGTTGGAAGTGGTTCTTGACAAGGCAAAGCAATTGGAGAATTCCGGAAACGCGACCGAAGAAGACAAAAAGCAACTCGAAAGAGAGCTCGCTTCAGCAAAATATTATGAAGATGCTGTTGAATTTTCAAAACTCACGGGAGAATACCTTAACTCGCGAACCACCGAAGATAAAGGCTTTGCTATTGTTACAGGCGGAGGTCCCGGAATTATGGAAGCTGCCAACAAGGGAGCAACCCTCTCAGGATGCAAATCCGTAGGCCTCACCATCAGCCTTCCAAAAGAAGAAAGCATGAACGACTATGTGATTGACGAACTGGGATTCGAGTTCCATTACTTTTTCATGAGGAAATTCTGGTTCGCATATCTTGCCAAGGCTGTCGTTATCTTTCCGGGAGGGTTCGGCACTCTCGATGAGATGTTCGAAATTCTCACACTGGTTCAAACCAGAAAAATGACAAAGGAGATGAAGATTATTCTCTATGGAAGTGATTTTTGGAAAAACCTGATCAATTTTGATAAACTGATTGAGGTGGGCACCATTTCACCCGAGGATGTCAATATTTTTGAGGTACATGATACGCCAAAGGATGCATTCGAGTCACTTAAGAAGTACCTCGATGCCCGGCTTATCAAATAG
- the rpsU gene encoding 30S ribosomal protein S21, with protein MIGITVQENESIDKALKRFKKKYERSGILKEFKKRTFFVKPSIKKRLERIKAERRAHRTDNKD; from the coding sequence TTGATAGGCATTACTGTACAAGAGAACGAATCTATAGATAAAGCGTTAAAGCGCTTCAAAAAGAAATATGAACGCTCGGGCATATTAAAAGAATTTAAGAAGAGGACATTCTTCGTTAAACCTTCAATCAAGAAAAGACTTGAGAGGATTAAAGCGGAGAGAAGAGCTCACAGGACTGACAACAAGGATTAA